The proteins below are encoded in one region of Chrysemys picta bellii isolate R12L10 chromosome 4, ASM1138683v2, whole genome shotgun sequence:
- the PPP1R14D gene encoding protein phosphatase 1 regulatory subunit 14D, with product MSMASKSRDLPRVTFQAPEKPGEESSHKKLGKLTVKYNRKDLQRWLDLEEWIDAQLQELYQYQLQEEADAATPEPEIDIEDLLEVSNEEQKSKLQEILHECSRPTEDFITELLSRLQGLRKIPQRK from the exons atGAGCATGGCCAGTAAGTCCAGAGATTTGCCTCGAGTTACCTTCCAGGCTCCAGAGAAGCCTGGGGAGGAATCATCCCACAAGAAACTGGGCAAGCTAACAGTTAAGTACAACCGCAAAGACCTTCAACGCTGGCTAGACCTGGAGGAATGGATTGATGCCCAGTTGCAGGAGCTGTACCAATACCAG CTGCAGGAGGAAGCAGACGCAGCAACCCCTGAACCAGAAATTGACATTGAAGATCTTCTAGAGGTCTCCAACGAGGAACAGAAATCAAAACTACAG GAAATTCTTCATGAGTGTTCCAGGCCTACAGAG GACTTCATTACGGAACTGCTCAGTCGACTGCAAGGTCTCAGGAAAATCCCTCAAAGGAAATGA